Sequence from the Carassius gibelio isolate Cgi1373 ecotype wild population from Czech Republic chromosome A7, carGib1.2-hapl.c, whole genome shotgun sequence genome:
TTGTTGTGTCTCATTATCGAACATTCTTTTTCTCATGTTCTCTCCAAACTTGACTTTCCTGCAGAAATGCAGTGTAAGTCTCTTATAcctattactaatttatttcataattgcATTTTACAATTTGTGGACTTTTATATTTTCATCAGGTGcaaactgtattttttctaaatgtattctgAAATTATTCTGAGCTTTATTTAACTTAAAACCCCATTCGAATTGCCGTCATTAACTGACCTGAACATACTTCACATATGAGAAGCAACAGTGCACAACTTGTATTAGTAAAACCTATTACTTCTAGAGTCAATTGGATAAATACCATCTGTGGTGTAAGATTATTGAACTGGGGTGTTTGAGTTTCTACATTAAAACAGCATTGTGCAGTCATATCAAAATGATGCAGTAGACTTAGTGTTTACATGAGATAACAGCTTGATGGGTGAAGCATGCCTGTTTGACCTTATTAAAACACGTTTCTTCTCTATATGGAGTTTATTAAGCAATTTAGCTTAGCTAACGAGGCTAAGttgcacaaagaaaaaaatatgaaataaataattctaataattaaatctagtgaGGTCTACAATTATGAGATGATAATGCAATGAATAGCTTGTACCAAACCCAATCCAAATAGAGAGAATCAATCCACTGCATGTAGACCATCAGTGTGGCTGAAGGACACAGCAGCTGTGGGGTCCACACTGGGGGTCAGAGCGAGACACTGCTTTATAAAGACAAGCGCTTGCTCTTCTGTGGTCTTGGTTTTAGGAGAAGGAAGCCTGTGTGTTTCAGCAGCGCTCACTTTAGGAGATCACAAGACACAGCACAAATCCAGTGTCAAATGCTGCTAccattgctgctgctgttgttattgttgttgatgtttgGGCTGTTTCTTATGTTATTGAGCTCCAGCTCAAGCTGTCGAATCTTAATGTCCCTCTGCGTAAGTTCGTCCTTCAGTCGCCGCAATTCCTCCTGCTGCCTGAAGAACATCCGCAAGAGCTGCAGAGAATAAAGACCAGGGTTAAACACGCATAAATACCTCTCAGCTAGAAACACGATCTGCTAAACTGTCCTTATAACATGGTAACACCTCGTTCTCTGTACGGGGAGGCACGTTTTCTAGCAGGTCAATCCCATTGACCACTCCACCCTTCTTCTCCTTCACAGGGGCCTTGAACACCAGTTTGTTTGGTCTGTTGTAGCCCTCTTTTAAAGACATGAGCACTGGACCTAGACATGCGCATGCAGATGTGGAgttgttttatttcagcatttctcttttcagatatttttattctgaaaataACTGCAGGTGTTTACCTCGGTTGATTCCACTGAGCCATTCATCGGCAGACAGAGCAGGTTCTGTCCCAGGAGTCATGGGATAAATGTCCTCCTGATATGTCTCTGACTGCAAAGAAAGAAGGATTtgatttgctgttatttttttatagttcGATGTAAGAACTTCATTAGTATTTGGTGACTCTGGGCAGGTAAACTAGTTCAGTTTAAACTAATGTGTGGAATCCAAAGGCTCACAGAAGGTACACTATTATCACTGTGTTCATTGTGCAGAACACGAAGGGTGCTCCAGGATGTGTAATTAGTGTACTGTGAGAAACTATGGATGAAAAGGTAACTCAGTATCTGAGTGAAAATAATCCCAGGTATTCAGGGACTTATTCTTACAGGTTCATGAGGGTTGGCTGAATGCCAAAGCTTCtgctacaaataaaacaaaattaccaATGTTTCGGCTATGAGATAACCTAGATGTTTTCAAAACATGTAATGTGTGCAACCTCCAAATATGATGATTTCCTTCCTAAATTATAAAGGCAGctaaaagtataaataatatctattgtgtgatgaataaataaaataaaatagtacatTTGTTGTTTCCCAAATTAAATTATAACAATACTAATTGTATATTTGGTTTGCcatttgacaaaaatataaaaatttatataacaaaaaaattacaatattaaacaatattggTATTTTTTACCAAATATTAGAGaattcttttttcatttaaatctatttgtatAACACTTTACACATTAATgataatatataaagaaaatagttCCATAAAATAGGAAGTCAAAGGTAACGGTGCTAAAAACAGatataacacaaataaatacaattcttgaACATATTGTGTGTATGTTGCGAGGGGAAAAAAGGCTTATAATATGCATAACtatattcataatattaaatGCACTGTAATTTTATTCCTCCCAAATTTACAGAACACCCTCTCGTCGCGTCCTGATCTTAAAAACCCTTGGTTATACTGTTGGCTGGGCAACATCTTCGCCCTGTATGAATGATAGATATGGATTGATAGGTTTCAGGACCCTTTGCACTGAAACACAACTGGCGCTGGATTTATTTGGGTGTCTTTTAAAATTTTGGTGTTGATAGGAGGCTGCCCTTCCCACTGTTTTTAAAGCCTTCTGATAATGGGCCAACCTGCCACTGCCCATTGTGTACAGAGAACAAAACACACATGCTGTGTCTCACTTGGAGGTCATTACATGGCTCACTACTCTCGTCTCACTGAGGCGGCACTTACACCAGCAACAAAGAGCTGATGGATTCCTCCATCCTTTCAGACGGCTTGcttaaaaaaaagccattttggCAGGATAGCCCAAAATTTCTCTCATCCTTTAGTGGAACTCTCAATGATTCATTTAATTAGGAACTGTGGACTTATAGCTTCATGGTGCTTATGCTCACCCTTCTAGGCACGATCATAGAGATTGGCTCAATCAGACCCTTTAGAGTGACCAACTTATAAAATCTGAAGACTTCACACGCTCCTACATCAAGCCCATGCTTCGGCATCACTCCTGTCAGAACACACATACAAGATGTTTAACAGTTTTACATACAACATAAAGCTTTGTTGGTTTTGTCTTGATACTGAACAGACCATAACACAacatgtatttgatttattaggAGAGAGTCCTACTGAGAAAATAAAAGAGCTAAGGTTATACATACAAAATTCCAGGTTTAACCCTAGAATGCATAAAGACATGAAGTCAACTTGATAGGGTGTGATTCTGAATATTTAGTTAATTCGTTGCACTGAAAATTAAGAGCAAACAAGAATGGCTTTCTATGAAGAAAACCACTAAATCCAATATGGGCCATTCTGACCCCCTTTTATCGATATGTATATGTTGTTTTGGTTTCTGTattgtgcttttatttatttatttttgcattctaGGGTTAATTTAAAAAGTTTCCCTACGCCATGTTACAGGTGTTGCTGGTGTAGTGTGTTCATCAGAGGGTGTGGATTCAGTTTTACCGAGCCCTTTCTGTGGTGCAGGGGACCTGAACTCCATCAGATACTGCAGGTAGGGTTTCTCCAGGGTGATCTCATAGTAACGGATGTTCCCATCACCCTGCAAACACACCGTCTTAGTCAGTTCACAgataattacactttttttaagcTGATCATTTGTGATGGCAATTCAAGCAAGTCTGCAATATCAACATATGATGCCCTACTGATGCATTAATGTTTGTTCAGTATATAACTGagacataatatttatatatctaatatgtttttaaatatacactactattcagcGGTTTGTGgttgggatttttaaaaatgtctcttatgctcacaaaggcttaAAAAACGACCAAAcgtaataatgtgaaattattacaatttcaaatatcgtaataaaagtttttacaccagtcttcagtgtcacatgatcccatgattagaaattattttatatgctgatttggtgctcaagaaacattacacATAATTTTCAGTGTTACTGCTTTACAAGATTGCTTTCAATATTGAGTGCTTTTTTTGTTGTGGAAACTACGATTTGTCAGGATTCATTGATgtctagaaagttcaaaagaatataaTTGATTTGATTGACATTGACCTCCTTCTGAGGTCctttggaaatcttttgtaacattacaaatgtgttttttttttttttacaatttaatatgtTGCTGATTagcattattttcttaaaaaaaaacacacaccttactgaccctaaacctttGAATATCTTGCACATTTATAGTACAAGCATGCAAGAATTCTTAACAGTATGGAGTTATATGTACCTTTCCTGCCAAGTAGAGCATATGTGTGTCTGCATCATAGAAAGGGAAAAGCAATCCTGAAAGGCCATCAATCTCCTCCTCAATGATTGGCATGGACAGATCCTCCTGTCATGAGAGACAGTGCAGTATAAGAGCAAAAACCTTTGAATCCAGATTTGCAGAGAGCATTTTTCccgtttaacaaaatatttttgcaatgcaggGTTTTCCCAGAACCCTGACAATGTCCTAAGAGCAACGCAACCAGCTTTCTCTTTACATGCATTCTCTCATTACTGCAGCTGAGTGTAACTGTTTAGCTACACTTACAAAGAACAATGAATGTGATTATCACACAATAATTACAGGGACGATGCTGAGAAGAAAACATAATGACTTTCAGCATGGTAATCTTTAGGGTAATGCATACATCAGGGACAGTGTGTATTTCTGGATGAGATTTGGGAATTATTCACCCAAAAGGCACACAGACATTTGTTTATCTGTCATGGTGAAGACTTTTCATTAACTTCATTTGACTTTATACTGAACTAATGATATATTGTAACCCCTTAAGCTACACAAACCACTAGCCCTGATCCTCACAAACCCATTTTAGCATTTACAGTTTAATTAAGacaatattttgtgtttaattaattagtttttctTACAGGGCCTGTTGACTGGTCGCAGAATGTAGGTGATGTCAGGTTTAACTACGCTTGCAGGGTCTTTTTATTTCAAAActtgacccacacacacacacacacacacacaggatgttCTCACCTGGTCCCAGAGAGCAATCTGGCGTGTGTTCCAGCGGGACACACCTGTCGTTAGGAGTCGTTTCATGTTGCCTAGGAACACAACACGGCTCACTTTGTGGTTTTTAAAGTTCGCCTCCTGCTTGACaatgtaaaacaacaataaatgaaaatttcagttaatttttcagttaaaatttCAGCAAACAATTTGACTCAATAGTgcatttacaaatcatgcacgAAAAATAGAATTATTCTATTATATATtcaatttaatatgctgatttggtgctcaagaaacatttcttattgttgttgtgctgcttaatatttttttcaagtttcgttgatgaataaaaagatcaaattaacaaatttgttcaaaatagattttttttttgtaacatttgaaatgtcttaaatatacattttgattaATTGTATGCATCCTTGGTGTATAAAAGTACTAATTACCTTTTTTCAAAAGGGATGTGAAGTCTATGTTTATGTTCTATTGAACACGATTGAAATTTGACATGAGTGTGTCTGCATAGATGAGTAAGACTAAATGCACACAACCCACACCTGTAACACATTGCCAGAGCGAGGCTCGATGACGCGGAGCTTCTTGTCCTTGCAGCTGGTGGCCAGCAGGCTGCCCTCTGTGTTAAATGACATACAGAGGATCACGTCTGTGTGACAGTCAATCATTTTCACCGGCTCTCCAATCTCAAGATTCCAAATGAGAATctacagaaagagaaaaaaacagtTGTCAAACAGATACAGTCattagattgttttatttttttagtgagtGGCACTCACGTTCATATTATGGACAAAtagaattattataaaaaaaaattattacaaaaaatctTTAGTAGCAACTGTCTACACGgttaatttaaaagattaaatagtAGTCTCGTGTTttcattttgtagctcatattACTGAATTaaagtacttaaaaaaataataaaaatctaattgttGCAAAAGATTTCATTACCTTGTAGTCATAACCAGCACTGAAGAGAATCCCACTAGTGGTTGGGTGCCACTCTATGAGCCCCACACGCCTGCTGTGGCCATACAGTTCTAATACAGACTCTGTCAAATTCCTCCTCAGTCCACCATCAGGAATCTCCCATATCCGCACCTGACACGTACACGTACACGGGCAAACGCAAAGATGCAAAGATGCAGAACTCAGGCAAATAGCTCTTTTGAATTAATAGCACAATTAAAATAGGAAGGCAGTTTTAAACTCTATTGTCAGGTTAGTTATTAATCTATAACTTCATAAATGGTTAAATTAGACttgaatgacaaaaacaacatagGACATATCCTGAACCATTACAGTGATCAAGTATTCCTGAGAGCCatctaatcatcatcatcatttatcatcagtgtgtgtgtgtttttcttttattaatgtaatgtttaacatttattctGATTTTGCAGGATTAATTCACATGattaatgtaaaacaaattttGACACAtgaaaatgacattaaatgttTATGCCTTTCCTCATATATAGGTTTAATAAACAGTTTGTATTCTttaagtgacttttttttctgttcgACAGAATAATGTTTCAGGTTCATGTGTTGGTAAAAAGTCTTCCACAACCATGCACATTATGAAAAACTAAATGCTGGTTTTCTAATCATGAACCAAGTTTTCATTGCACAGAAAAGGGTTTCCACAGATTATTTGAATGACGCTGACTAATTTGACCATTGTGGTGATTTTGCATTTGAGGTTTACTCACAGAAGCATCCTCTGAACAAGAAGCGATTATGTTGTCATGAAAAGGATTCCATTTGATGTCCAGCACATTGCCTTGGTGACCGCAGACCTTCGGATAGTGAGGGTCGATACGGCCAAACTGCAAGAGAGAAGTATAGGTTAGTGACCTAATGTTGTATTTTTCCCCAGTGTATAATCTAAAAGAGTTTAAACAAAAGAATGCATGGACAAACATaacaagattaaaaaatatacatatggacagttgaaaacattcacatttttaaGAGTTGTCTGATATATGTGAATACAATCTGACAATATCACACCTGCAGATACAGCGCCGTTGTAATACAGACAAACCTCCACTGTGTGGCGCTACATAACTATAGTAATACCGTCAGTAGTAGACAATGTTAATGTTATGATGTCATGTATGTTTGATGTCACTTTCGTCCATTGACCTCCTTCTGAGGTCCTGTGGGATTTGTAGTTCAGCTCATGCATGAGCGTGTTTATGAATGACTCTTCATCTATAGGTCAGGCCTTCAACACAAAGTGAGACAGTACTGCTGGTGATCTAAGAAGAGTCATTTCATTGCTGAATAATTTTGTATGCTTAGTCAAGAGAGATTTTGCTTCTTTTGGTAGCATTCATGAAATTAATGAACCCAAGGCGGTCACAAATGTTCTCTGTCCCCATGGATTTGCTCTCTGTGCTATTCTCCCAGATTAGGGTGATGGAAATCATGTCTGTGATTTGCTCTGTGTTAGATTATTGCATTAAATTAGCACTTGAGGGGTGTTCATTTAGGAGATCAAAACTCTAAAGAACATAAAACATGAACAATTACAAAATAGAAAAGCTTTTACTACTTTAAACAAAGCCCTCAGTTAGACTTGTTCAAAGGTTTGCATACATGTGAGGATTTCTGATTTTGTCATGGTGTTTTCCAAGACTACATATAACTCTTAGACTGATCCTTTGCTCATTCATACAAACAATTATAATTGAAAGGCTAATTTATTAGAACTTTTACAACCAAAATTATTTATACAAACGGGGCATTACTAAAGACACAGCAgcccaaaaatacaaatattaaatacatacataaataaagtgACTTTAAAGTATTACTTTACTAAAAATACTTACATTATTAGTTGACCTTGGGGgaataaattagtaaaaaattaacTAAAGTTATAATATGACCACTTTAACAATCTTTCAATTGCATTTGCCAAAGTGTGGTAAGGAGATTTGGTTCTTATAGCTGTTTTTCAGTTTCCTAGctctattaaattattattactttttttttaattcttgctTATTGTTATTCTTTGTGCAAAACAGTTAGGGATTTGTGTGTAGGAGTGTGTTGGGGGCAGGCGATTGTTGACAGATGTGTTGGCTGAATAGTCACTGTCTGATATCTTACAGTCAGAGACAAAAGGAGATAATATATTTAGCCACACCCTCTATTGTGAGCAACACAATGATGCGTGAGGAACAGCCATGTGATTAAACTAATTATGATGCCAGTGGATGTGTAGACTACAGTCTAGACTGCCATAACTCTGATAGCACATTcttgtaaaaattaaaaataaataaataaaaaaatacattcttaGTTGACTAATTAAACATCCTTAGCAGAGAAGTTCTATGGCTTTGCTGAGCCTCACTTCAATTAGTGTCACATGAATATACATCTAATTATTAAGTCAATATACCATTATTATGGGACAGTCTAGAATAGGCTATATAAGTGTCTACTGTGTACAGGTTTAGAAGTTTAGGTTTGATtatgatgttattatgttataaTGTCCTAATCACACACTAAACACATTTCTGAATATACATTACcattttataatacaataataaatgagTTATGACTCACTAGACCTACTAAAACCTAAGAGgcagaaatttttttttctaaatgttaaaTGCAGCAAACATTGTTTCCTCTTGTTATTacagtataaacattttttttacttttttaacacaGAGAAACGTAAATTTGCCTGCACAAATCCTACTGTATTTACAAAATGGTAgcatattataaaatgataattgtttgctaattaataaattatttgtggCAAACTGATGATTGGCAGAGCCTAACAATTGATTATTATTCAGTTGTAGATATTCAGAGACAGCAGGAGGAGTATGGAGTATTATACATCATCAGAACATGACTGGCTTTTCTAAAACCTGTTCAAAATGATCCTGGATTCTTCTAACAATTTCTGAACAAAATTTTAAACAAAGGGCAATACAGTTTCTGAGTTTACTCTATGCTAACTGAGGCATTATTAAAATGGGTGTGGTCAGTAAAAAGCAATTTAGGCCATGTTAGTCTGAACTGGTTGGCACTTTCCTATCAGTGATGCCAGATGGCCTAActcccttttgtgtgtgtgtgtgtaactgtgtgCCTGCCTGCTTGAGCCTACATTATTTTAAGAATTCAAGAAAGTCAACAGCAGCTTCGCAGGTCAAGGAGAGGAATGGTTTCATTTCCAAATGGTTAAACAGTTAATGATGACATCATCTCGAATACCAGTCTTCTTCTAttcatactcttttttttctctctctcgttcCTGGGCCATCTCAACATGGTTTCTGAATGCAGTTTCCATTCAACAACTGAAGCTCCTTTGTCATAAGAGGAATTCCATCTGAAAAGTCAATGTTCTGCAACTATATCGCTCCCATGTGTCTGGCTTTCAAGCATGATAATTGCTTATTCTTAATCAGACAGTTGTATCTGTAATATAGACTAATGTCTTGGGTTGAATAAACACATTTGAAAGATTTAATAAACTACATACACACATTACAACAAACACAAAATTGCATTAAACtgccaaactctctctctctctctctctctctctctctctctctctatatatatatatatatatatatatggttataaaGTGATAAAAGgtaaacacattaaaacatattGGTTACATAATGCAGCCAAAGATGACCTGTAGCTTCACAGTGATTTCTCTGATCTCTATGGCAATTTCTAAGTATTACAGTAAGTATTTAAACGTCACAGGGAGCTTTCAGTGctaaacagagaaagacagacacacaagGGAGATGCAGGATCAAGAAGCTGGGAAAAAATAGCTCCACATGGCGTCCAAATAAACACATATGCGGAAGTCAGAGGGACTAAACTCTTTTCCAAGGCCGTGGAGCACATTTGGAGTCTCAAACACTCTGGATTAAGCACATTAAGGGCACAAAGCTGGCCTTCTACATCACACATTAACTAGGCGGCTCTGAATGGTCATCACAAAAGTGCTATTGATAGTTTATCCAAGTTGTCTGAGATCATGACCGAGAGTCTGCAGGCCCACTGGGCAGTGTAGCATGACCGGATGCACTAAAGAGGAGGGACAGAAGAATAGACTGATAAAGAGCGGAGATAATAGAAGAATGGGACACTGTCATATCAATGATAAACAGAGTGAGAGAATTTTTTTCCTGTGGTTTTTGTACATTCTGTCCACTTGCTGTGGAAGTGGAATTTGGAGGCACATTTAAATTCACTAACTTTGCATTTCGTATCTTTAGGACTCAGTAACatgtatacaaaaatataataacttaaagggatagttctcacTCAAAAAATATGTTGGGATTTtccatttacttaccctcatgttgttccaaatcggTATACTATGACTTATTTTCTTACATTTAGTCAGTTATTAGATGCTTCtaaccaaagcgacttaaaatgaggacaatagaagcgatcaaaatcaacaaaagagaaaTGATATCCAAGTGCTATAACACGTCTCAGCTTAATGCAGtagcagtacacatagcaaggtttttaaatcatataataaataacataagacatataaatctcaattttgaaaaatttacatttaagactgattttgtggtccaaggtcacacacatgtttgtttttgtgaaaagtggggacatcccataggcgtaatggtttttataatgtagaaactgtatattctattgccattcaccaaccctaaccctaaccctcacaggaaacttttttactttctcaaaaaaaactcattctgtatgatttataagcgttttgaaaaatggggacatggcttatgtcctcataagtcaccctcccCTTGTAATAcccgtgtcatacccatgtcattatacagagttgtgtcctgatatgtcacaaaaacatgcccacacacacacacacacacacagtagtcaAGATTTGAaatggatcaaaacctttcatcaaagttgtcctaaaaccaaaatgtgttctagttttgggtaaactatctctttaacaTACAGAAACCCTGTCTCCTATCTTTCCATATGAAGCAGAAATACAAAGCTGTTCTGTTCCAGCCAGAGCACATTGATGTCTACATTGATTTGTCCACAACACTGTTATATCAGTGACAATCACCAGGAGTTTAAAGCTTCCAGTGCTTGTCTATTTTACAGCTTTAAAGCCAGAGATCAAACAAAGGAAAAGTATCTGCTCTCTGTTCACTTGTCAGGCTTTTTTTTTGAGCCTGTGAACAGGGTAACAGAAAGATTCAATTTAGAGCATGTCAACCCAATGGGTGAGGGACGTCATGGTTCCATGGAGTCAGGAGTAATGGAGATAGCAAACTTGCTCTTAAaagatacaaaaa
This genomic interval carries:
- the LOC128016908 gene encoding coronin-2B isoform X3, whose protein sequence is MKGGCGRRTLGEKREREKPMQATQAGKLDALRKLKKIQALFVDDCRIQRVVLKTRRKMSWRPTYRSSKFRNVYGKVANREHCFEGIPITKNVHDNHFCAVNAKFLAIVTESAGGGTFVVIPVTQFGRIDPHYPKVCGHQGNVLDIKWNPFHDNIIASCSEDASVRIWEIPDGGLRRNLTESVLELYGHSRRVGLIEWHPTTSGILFSAGYDYKILIWNLEIGEPVKMIDCHTDVILCMSFNTEGSLLATSCKDKKLRVIEPRSGNVLQEANFKNHKVSRVVFLGNMKRLLTTGVSRWNTRQIALWDQEDLSMPIIEEEIDGLSGLLFPFYDADTHMLYLAGKGDGNIRYYEITLEKPYLQYLMEFRSPAPQKGLGVMPKHGLDVGACEVFRFYKLVTLKGLIEPISMIVPRRSETYQEDIYPMTPGTEPALSADEWLSGINRGPVLMSLKEGYNRPNKLVFKAPVKEKKGGVVNGIDLLENVPPRTENELLRMFFRQQEELRRLKDELTQRDIKIRQLELELNNIRNSPNINNNNNSSSNGSSI
- the LOC128016908 gene encoding coronin-2B isoform X4, with protein sequence MTVTKMSWRPTYRSSKFRNVYGKVANREHCFEGIPITKNVHDNHFCAVNAKFLAIVTESAGGGTFVVIPVTQFGRIDPHYPKVCGHQGNVLDIKWNPFHDNIIASCSEDASVRIWEIPDGGLRRNLTESVLELYGHSRRVGLIEWHPTTSGILFSAGYDYKILIWNLEIGEPVKMIDCHTDVILCMSFNTEGSLLATSCKDKKLRVIEPRSGNVLQEANFKNHKVSRVVFLGNMKRLLTTGVSRWNTRQIALWDQEDLSMPIIEEEIDGLSGLLFPFYDADTHMLYLAGKGDGNIRYYEITLEKPYLQYLMEFRSPAPQKGLGVMPKHGLDVGACEVFRFYKLVTLKGLIEPISMIVPRRSETYQEDIYPMTPGTEPALSADEWLSGINRGPVLMSLKEGYNRPNKLVFKAPVKEKKGGVVNGIDLLENVPPRTENELLRMFFRQQEELRRLKDELTQRDIKIRQLELELNNIRNSPNINNNNNSSSNGSSI